A DNA window from Siniperca chuatsi isolate FFG_IHB_CAS linkage group LG6, ASM2008510v1, whole genome shotgun sequence contains the following coding sequences:
- the fam163ab gene encoding protein FAM163A, whose amino-acid sequence MTAGTVVITGGILATVILLCIIAVLCYCRLQYYCCKKNGSDSASISQQHFACNACSVSGLDGSIVTPLSMSPPEPPGSSNPTKPTGGQRSYCPTCSPYDSPFYIRTTDEMRNGGERITYMPTHYDNQALAMPLPTIRGSLLRETRGRPPDFYTNTRAISTEV is encoded by the exons ATGACAGCTGGAACTGTTGTCATAACCGGAGGAATACTGGCCACCGTGATACTTCTGTGTATCATAGCTGTGCTCTGTTACTGTAGACTCCAG TACTACTGCTGTAAGAAGAATGGGTCTGACAGCGCCTCCATCTCTCAGCAACACTTTGCCTGCAACGCCTGCAGTGTCTCCGGCCTGGACGGGTCGATCGTCACCCCACTGTCCATGTCGCCACCAGAGCCGCCTGGATCCTCCAACCCCACCAAACCCACAGGGGGGCAACGCAGTTACTGCCCCACCTGCTCACCATATGACTCGCCCTTCTACATCCGTACCACTGATGAGATGCGCAACGGTGGTGAGCGTATCACCTACATGCCCACACACTATGATAACCAGGCGCTGGCGATGCCGCTGCCCACCATCCGAGGCTCCCTGCTGAGGGAGACCCGGGGCCGGCCTCCTGATTTCTACACTAACACCCGAGCCATCAGCACCGAGGTGTGA